In the genome of Apostichopus japonicus isolate 1M-3 chromosome 15, ASM3797524v1, whole genome shotgun sequence, one region contains:
- the LOC139981381 gene encoding uncharacterized protein, with protein MDKHASTEDHITSVCRSAQYHLYNIGRIRKYLTREATEQLIHAFITLSQRIRFKVLLLVFKCQNNMAPPYLQDLIRPHQPTRALRSAGHSRLEVPITKTNIYGNRAFCVAGPRLWNELPAELKNCF; from the exons ATGGACAAACATGCCTCTACGGAAGACCATATAACATCTGTGTGTCGGTCTGCTCAGTACCATCTATACAACATCGGAAGAATACGAAAATACCTCACCAGAGAAGCCACAGAGCAGTTAATCCATGCTTTCATAACAT TATCTCAGCGGATTAGGTTCAAAGTCCTTCTTCTTGTGTTCAAGTGCCAGAACAACATGGCACCTCCATACCTGCAAGATCTCATCCGTCCTCATCAGCCAACAAGAGCCCTACGTTCTGCTGGACATAGTCGTCTGGAGGTGCCGATCACCAAGACAAACATCTATGGGAACAGAGCTTTTTGCGTGGCTGGGCCACGCCTCTGGAATGAGCTGCCAGCTGAACTTAAAAACTGTTTCTAG